Genomic window (Granulicella arctica):
GACTTCTGCGTGGTTCCACGGGGCACGATGCACAATCCGATCGCTGAGCAGGAGTGCTGGATCATGCTGATCGAGACCGTCACGACGAAACATACGGGCGATGTGGAGACGCCGAGGACACGTTCGATCGAAGAGCAACTCGCCTGACTTCGGTGTTCTGTGGGCTTGTGTGTGAGTCTGAGTGACCGCTCTTGATACACTCCGACCCATGAAGCCCACATTTCTTCTTCTGTTCCTTTTGATCGGCCCTATCCTCGCGCCAGCCCAGCAGCCTGACCGTACCGAGCAGTTGCTGCAGCGTCTCGCCGATGCGCCAGGGCCGCCGGGATTTGAGGAGCCGGTTCGTGCCCTGATGGCCGCTGAGTTGAAGCCATTTGTGACCGTGCCGATCCGCTATGACGGCATGGGTTCCCTTGTCGCGCAGCAGGGAGCGACCGGCCCGCGCATCATGATCGACGCCCATATGGATGAGCTTGGCGGCATGATCCGGCGGGTTACGCCGAATGGCTTTCTGACCATGCAGATGCTCGGCGGCTGGCTCGATCAGGCGCTGGTCGATCAGCGTTGGATCATCATCGGCAGCAAGGGGCCGGTGCACGCCGTCACCGGGATTCGGGATATTCACGTGGTTCCGGCGGAGGAGCGGACGCGCGTCTTCTCGCGCGATCAGATGTACCTCGATGTGGGGGCGAAGGACGCGCAGGCAGTTGCGGCGCTGGGCATCTCCGCTGGCGATCCTGTCGTTCCTGATTCACCGTTCCTCAACCTCAATGGCACCGGCAACTATCTTGCCAAGGCGTGGGACGACCGGATCGGGCTCGCTGTACTCTGCGAGGCGATGCGTCGCACTGCTTCGCTGCCCCATGCGAATCAGCTCTTCTATGTCGCTACGACGCAGGAGGAGGTTGGGCTACGAGGGGCGCGAACCGCAGCACAGGCCGTGAAACCGGATATCGGCATCGCGATCGAGGGCGGCATTGCGGGCGATACCTTCGGCGGTCATCCTGAGGAGACGCAGGCGAAGCAGGGTGCCGGACCCGGCCTCTTCCTCTACGACTCGAGCACAATTGCCAACCGTAAGATGGTTGCCTTTGTGCGCAAGACAGCAGCGGACAAGTCGCTTCCACTGCAAACAGACGTTGTGCAGGGCTATGGGGATGACTCGGCCGAGTTGCAGACCGCCGCAGGGGGCGCACCTACGGTCAATCTCGTCGTCCCGATCCGCTACACACATGCTCATAACGGCATTGTCAATCGCAAAGACTTCGACCAGACAGTTGATCTTGTCGTTGCGATGCTGCTTCAACTCGATGCGAAGACGGTCGAGGAGTTGCGCGACTTCACACCCAAGCCTTAAACGACGAATAGCCCAGAGCGGCGGATTCACAACTGCGCTCTGGGCTATTCAAGATATTGGAGACTTACTCGTGCTCGACCTTGATCTCGTGCTCCTGGTCAAATGCCCGTGCCCGCTCTGACTTTAACTCAGCATCGGCCTTCGAAGCGCGTGCCTGATCGATCAAGTTGTTGCCCGCATCTTTCACGTTGCCCCATGCTTCGCGAGCACCTCCTTTAAGCTGATCTTCCTTGCCGGCGAT
Coding sequences:
- a CDS encoding CsbD family protein, which encodes MNGDQVKGVLQKIGGRIEEAAGTLVGDEGLKIAGKEDQLKGGAREAWGNVKDAGNNLIDQARASKADAELKSERARAFDQEHEIKVEHE
- a CDS encoding M42 family metallopeptidase; this translates as MKPTFLLLFLLIGPILAPAQQPDRTEQLLQRLADAPGPPGFEEPVRALMAAELKPFVTVPIRYDGMGSLVAQQGATGPRIMIDAHMDELGGMIRRVTPNGFLTMQMLGGWLDQALVDQRWIIIGSKGPVHAVTGIRDIHVVPAEERTRVFSRDQMYLDVGAKDAQAVAALGISAGDPVVPDSPFLNLNGTGNYLAKAWDDRIGLAVLCEAMRRTASLPHANQLFYVATTQEEVGLRGARTAAQAVKPDIGIAIEGGIAGDTFGGHPEETQAKQGAGPGLFLYDSSTIANRKMVAFVRKTAADKSLPLQTDVVQGYGDDSAELQTAAGGAPTVNLVVPIRYTHAHNGIVNRKDFDQTVDLVVAMLLQLDAKTVEELRDFTPKP